In a genomic window of Methylobacter sp. YRD-M1:
- a CDS encoding IS630 family transposase yields MPRKAIEILLTDEQKARLEKITRSHSAERRLVERAGIILACAAGKQNQEIAADYGTSVVRVSKWRRRFAEHGFSGLEDEQRPGQPTIYGQAFRDQLLAKLETQPPAGLARWDCQTLAEDLGASKHAVWRALKKEGIHLHRARSWCVSTDPEFTEKSAAIIGLYLNPPLNALVLSVDEKPSIQALERKTGYIETRDHQTVRAYQSTYQRHGTLNLFAALNVATGHIQAQTTQTKTREDFLQFMDQVLQEVSEDKEVHVILDNYCTHKKNDEWLKKYEGRVQFHFTPTSASWLNQIEIWFGILSRKTLKEASFSSAEELKNAIEAFIVRHNQKAQPFKWRRREVKGSQIKNTITNLRN; encoded by the coding sequence ATGCCTAGAAAAGCCATAGAAATCCTATTAACAGACGAACAAAAAGCCCGGTTGGAGAAAATCACGCGCAGCCATAGCGCCGAGCGTAGATTGGTTGAACGAGCCGGTATTATTTTAGCTTGCGCTGCCGGCAAACAGAATCAAGAGATTGCCGCCGATTATGGGACGTCTGTTGTCCGGGTCAGCAAATGGCGCAGGCGCTTTGCCGAGCATGGTTTTTCAGGGCTTGAAGATGAACAGCGGCCCGGCCAGCCGACGATTTATGGTCAAGCGTTCAGAGACCAGCTGTTGGCCAAACTGGAAACCCAGCCGCCAGCAGGCTTGGCCCGCTGGGACTGTCAAACCTTGGCCGAGGACTTAGGCGCCAGTAAGCATGCAGTTTGGCGGGCCTTAAAAAAAGAGGGCATTCACTTGCATAGAGCCCGGAGCTGGTGCGTCAGCACCGATCCTGAGTTTACCGAAAAATCGGCGGCTATCATTGGTCTGTATTTGAACCCGCCCTTGAATGCTTTGGTGTTAAGTGTCGATGAGAAACCCAGCATCCAGGCTCTGGAGCGGAAAACGGGTTATATTGAAACGCGGGATCACCAGACGGTTCGTGCCTACCAAAGCACTTACCAGCGTCACGGCACGTTAAATCTGTTTGCCGCCTTAAATGTGGCAACAGGTCATATTCAAGCGCAAACTACACAGACGAAAACGCGGGAAGACTTTCTGCAGTTTATGGACCAAGTACTGCAGGAGGTGTCTGAAGATAAAGAAGTGCACGTGATCCTGGATAATTACTGCACCCACAAGAAAAACGATGAATGGTTAAAAAAGTATGAGGGGCGTGTGCAGTTTCACTTTACGCCGACCTCGGCCAGTTGGCTGAATCAAATCGAAATCTGGTTTGGTATTTTGTCGCGTAAGACTTTGAAAGAAGCCAGTTTCAGTAGCGCTGAAGAATTAAAAAATGCGATTGAGGCTTTTATTGTTCGACATAACCAAAAGGCTCAACCATTCAAATGGCGCCGTCGTGAGGTGAAAGGCAGCCAAATCAAAAATACAATAACTAATTTACGCAATTAA
- a CDS encoding DUF2135 domain-containing protein, with product MTLFKTIAAGTALLACGMPAAAAGFDCSKAASAVETAICANNTLSAADEALAELYDQLAWLASGNKRALQELATEQREWLQKQRNPCQDNACIASAYDRRLTEIETRIKAFTGAAPAAPGRAELDAPLGGWRNSSGERMRYVQKVTYPASDVNAEDEDSPLALIKGRIVASPKSGGEVEQPLTLVVNGVSMPLKTDQSEFERPYAFGAGSNSIEILAPDGRSLARTQFYEAYREKPSPKLRVVLSWDSDGTDVDLHVITPDGGHGFYGNRVLENGGALDVDVTTGFGPEIFSMPTILPGTYLVYVNYYGGYDSDEQLTTGRITVITGEGTPDEKMETVTVPLRHPGDLALVYSFSYP from the coding sequence ATGACATTGTTCAAGACGATTGCTGCCGGGACCGCGCTGCTGGCCTGCGGTATGCCCGCCGCCGCGGCCGGCTTCGATTGCAGCAAGGCGGCCAGTGCGGTCGAAACCGCAATCTGTGCCAATAATACGCTCTCGGCTGCCGACGAGGCCTTGGCTGAGCTTTACGATCAACTTGCCTGGCTTGCATCGGGCAATAAGAGAGCCTTGCAGGAATTGGCGACCGAGCAAAGGGAATGGCTGCAAAAACAACGCAATCCCTGCCAGGATAACGCCTGTATTGCCTCGGCCTATGACCGCCGTCTGACTGAAATCGAAACCCGGATCAAAGCCTTTACCGGCGCAGCGCCGGCCGCTCCCGGCCGGGCCGAACTGGACGCTCCCTTGGGCGGCTGGCGCAATTCCTCCGGCGAACGGATGCGCTACGTGCAGAAAGTCACCTATCCAGCCTCGGACGTAAACGCCGAAGACGAGGATAGCCCGCTGGCGCTGATCAAAGGCCGCATCGTCGCCAGCCCGAAATCCGGCGGTGAGGTTGAACAGCCGTTAACACTGGTGGTCAACGGCGTCTCGATGCCGCTCAAGACCGACCAGAGTGAATTCGAGCGGCCCTACGCTTTCGGCGCCGGCTCGAACAGCATTGAAATTCTCGCGCCCGACGGCAGGAGCCTGGCGCGAACGCAGTTTTACGAAGCCTACCGCGAAAAGCCGAGCCCTAAACTCCGTGTTGTGCTGTCCTGGGACAGCGACGGCACCGATGTCGACCTGCATGTGATCACACCGGACGGCGGACATGGCTTCTACGGCAACCGGGTGTTGGAAAACGGCGGCGCACTGGACGTGGACGTGACCACAGGCTTCGGTCCGGAGATTTTTTCCATGCCCACAATCCTGCCGGGAACCTATCTGGTCTACGTGAATTATTACGGAGGTTACGACAGTGACGAGCAATTGACCACGGGCAGAATCACCGTGATCACTGGCGAAGGCACGCCGGATGAGAAAATGGAAACCGTCACGGTTCCCTTGCGCCATCCAGGGGATTTGGCTTTGGTGTATTCATTCAGTTATCCCTAA
- a CDS encoding c-type cytochrome — protein sequence MFMRNLLFCFCLFLCHAAQAENVGPNMGKPAPENLIKSWNIDVFPNGEGLPEGSGDAVKGKQVYEAYCLSCHGIEGTGGSADELAGARHSLTDNPPDKTIGTYWPYATTIFDFTRRAMPLNAPGSLSHDQLYAVTAYLLYLNGIIKETDVMNAQTLPKVKMPNREGFIRD from the coding sequence ATGTTTATGCGTAATTTGCTGTTCTGTTTTTGCTTATTTCTCTGTCATGCGGCACAGGCGGAGAATGTCGGCCCTAATATGGGCAAGCCGGCGCCCGAGAATCTGATAAAGAGCTGGAACATTGATGTTTTCCCCAATGGGGAAGGACTCCCGGAAGGCAGCGGCGATGCCGTCAAAGGCAAACAGGTTTACGAAGCTTATTGCCTATCTTGCCATGGCATCGAAGGCACAGGCGGCAGCGCCGATGAACTGGCCGGCGCCCGGCATTCATTGACCGACAATCCCCCCGATAAGACGATCGGCACTTATTGGCCTTATGCGACGACAATTTTCGATTTCACCCGCCGAGCGATGCCATTGAATGCGCCTGGCAGTTTGAGCCATGATCAATTGTATGCCGTCACTGCCTATCTGCTCTATCTGAATGGGATTATCAAGGAGACTGATGTCATGAATGCCCAAACATTGCCTAAAGTTAAAATGCCGAATAGGGAAGGATTCATACGAGATTAG
- the soxC gene encoding sulfite dehydrogenase, with amino-acid sequence MARQTDLQPVAGGGLLDRRLFLKRGLSFSVAVALAPEALASDEDRLPWMQRPGEPFSNYGQPSPYERKTIRWTMGNSMAPGNGVSWTPLQDLEGIITPSGLHFERHHNGVPQIDPDKHQLLIHGLVNKALIFDMQTLLRYPMQSCYSFVECGGNSNAGWRDEPVQTAVGYFHGMASCSEWTGVPLRILLEEAKVKGRAKWLIAEGADAAVMNISIPLEKALDDCLLAIYQNGERIRPENGYPLRLIVPGWEGVLNVKWLRRLHVTNRPTMARNETAKYTELLPSGKSRQFTFVMEVKSLITNPSFGHKLDRQGLYQISGLAWSGRGKIIKVEVSADGGQTWAEAQLQEPVLSKCFMRFRIPWQWNGEKTLLKSRAIDETGYVQPERDALIAQRGRHGYFHYNAIVSWEISPEGNVSHVYA; translated from the coding sequence ATGGCTCGGCAAACCGATTTGCAGCCCGTTGCTGGCGGCGGTTTATTGGATCGGCGTTTGTTCTTAAAGCGCGGACTGTCTTTTTCGGTCGCTGTCGCTTTAGCGCCTGAAGCTTTAGCTAGCGATGAGGATCGTTTACCGTGGATGCAGAGGCCGGGTGAGCCTTTTTCCAATTACGGTCAGCCTTCTCCGTATGAGCGCAAAACCATCCGCTGGACCATGGGCAACAGCATGGCGCCCGGTAATGGGGTTTCGTGGACACCGCTACAGGATCTGGAGGGCATCATTACGCCCAGCGGGCTGCATTTTGAGCGTCATCATAACGGCGTGCCGCAGATTGATCCCGATAAGCATCAACTGCTGATTCACGGCCTGGTGAACAAGGCGCTGATCTTCGATATGCAAACACTGCTGCGTTATCCAATGCAGTCCTGCTACTCGTTCGTGGAATGCGGCGGCAACAGCAATGCAGGATGGCGCGATGAACCCGTTCAAACTGCCGTCGGCTATTTTCATGGCATGGCTTCGTGCAGTGAGTGGACGGGCGTCCCTTTACGGATACTGCTTGAGGAAGCCAAAGTCAAGGGCAGGGCAAAATGGCTGATAGCAGAAGGCGCCGATGCCGCTGTCATGAATATCAGTATCCCTCTGGAAAAAGCGCTCGACGATTGTCTGCTGGCTATCTACCAAAACGGCGAGCGCATCAGGCCGGAGAACGGCTATCCCTTGCGCCTGATCGTACCGGGTTGGGAAGGTGTGCTGAACGTCAAATGGCTGAGGCGCCTGCATGTCACTAACAGGCCGACCATGGCCCGAAATGAAACGGCGAAATACACCGAGCTGTTGCCTTCCGGAAAATCGCGCCAGTTTACTTTTGTTATGGAGGTCAAATCGCTGATAACCAATCCGTCATTCGGCCACAAGCTCGATAGGCAAGGCTTATACCAGATCAGCGGTTTGGCCTGGAGCGGTCGGGGCAAAATCATCAAGGTTGAAGTTTCGGCGGACGGCGGCCAGACCTGGGCCGAGGCGCAACTTCAGGAGCCGGTGTTATCTAAATGTTTTATGCGGTTCAGAATTCCCTGGCAGTGGAATGGCGAGAAAACACTATTAAAAAGCCGGGCCATTGATGAGACAGGCTATGTGCAGCCGGAGCGCGATGCACTGATTGCGCAGCGCGGCCGGCATGGCTATTTTCACTACAACGCCATCGTCAGCTGGGAAATATCGCCGGAAGGGAATGTCAGCCATGTTTATGCGTAA
- a CDS encoding FMN-binding negative transcriptional regulator encodes MYIPKHFDEPRIEVMHDLIRARPLSTLVTLSASGLNANHIPLLLSTEPAPFGVLRGHVARSNPIWSDLAKDVEVLAIFHGPDAYITPSWYASKQETGKVVPTWNYVVVHAYGRLRVIDDASWLRSHLETLTAYNESIFPDPWAVSDAPHEYTEKLIEAIVGIEITVTKLSGKWKVSQNQPERNQASVISGLKECGSSEAASMAALIESFAKNAR; translated from the coding sequence ATGTACATACCGAAGCATTTTGATGAACCCAGAATCGAAGTCATGCATGATTTGATTCGGGCCCGACCTCTTTCTACGCTGGTTACACTATCCGCAAGCGGACTGAATGCAAATCACATTCCGTTGCTCTTGTCGACAGAGCCGGCGCCGTTTGGAGTCTTGCGCGGCCATGTCGCCCGTTCCAATCCAATATGGTCCGATCTGGCGAAAGATGTTGAGGTGCTGGCTATTTTTCATGGTCCGGACGCTTACATTACTCCATCCTGGTACGCTTCCAAGCAGGAAACCGGAAAAGTGGTGCCTACCTGGAATTATGTTGTCGTTCATGCTTACGGCAGGCTGCGTGTTATCGATGATGCTTCATGGTTACGTTCTCACCTTGAGACGTTGACTGCATATAATGAATCGATTTTTCCCGATCCATGGGCCGTATCGGATGCGCCTCACGAGTATACTGAAAAACTGATCGAGGCGATCGTCGGCATTGAAATTACCGTTACAAAACTATCAGGCAAATGGAAAGTGAGCCAGAATCAGCCGGAGCGGAATCAAGCCAGCGTCATTTCAGGGTTGAAGGAATGCGGCAGCTCTGAGGCTGCATCGATGGCTGCGCTGATAGAGTCCTTCGCCAAAAACGCACGCTGA
- the aqpZ gene encoding aquaporin Z: MKKYIAEFFGTFWLVLGGCGSAVLSAAFPDLGIGFLGVALAFGLTVLTMAYAIGHISGCHLNPAVSIGLWAGGRFPASQLLPYIAAQVLGAIVAGGILYLIASGKAGFDISAGFASNGYAEHSPGGYSLLAALVTEVVMTMMFLLVILGATDIRAPQGLAPIAIGFCLTLIHLISIPVTNTSVNPARSTGVAIYVGDWAVAQLWLFWLAPIIGALLGAVIYRFIGSTED; the protein is encoded by the coding sequence ATGAAAAAATATATTGCTGAATTCTTCGGAACATTCTGGCTAGTTCTCGGCGGGTGTGGCAGCGCTGTACTGTCTGCGGCATTCCCTGATCTTGGTATTGGCTTTCTTGGGGTTGCTCTGGCTTTCGGCCTGACAGTACTGACCATGGCTTACGCAATCGGGCATATTTCTGGTTGTCATCTGAATCCTGCTGTTTCCATCGGGCTCTGGGCTGGCGGTCGTTTTCCTGCAAGCCAATTACTGCCTTACATCGCGGCACAAGTCTTAGGTGCTATCGTAGCTGGAGGCATCCTTTATCTGATCGCCAGCGGCAAAGCAGGGTTTGATATTTCGGCAGGATTCGCTTCCAATGGATATGCGGAGCATTCACCAGGCGGCTATTCTCTGTTAGCGGCTTTGGTCACGGAAGTCGTTATGACGATGATGTTTCTGCTCGTCATCCTCGGTGCGACAGATATACGGGCGCCGCAGGGCTTGGCGCCCATCGCTATCGGTTTTTGTCTTACTCTGATTCACTTGATCAGCATTCCGGTGACCAATACTTCGGTAAATCCTGCACGTAGCACAGGCGTTGCAATTTATGTCGGGGATTGGGCGGTTGCTCAACTATGGCTGTTTTGGCTGGCACCTATCATTGGCGCGCTGCTTGGTGCAGTAATCTATCGTTTTATTGGCAGTACGGAAGATTAA
- a CDS encoding ketosteroid isomerase-related protein — MNQDSIKLIEQYYAAFNKGDMDTFLNLLTDDVIHDINQGKREVGKEAFKQFMGGMNNSYKEELVDMVIMATADGTRAAAEFVVLGEYMKTDEGLPEAKGQKYRLPAGAFFEIRDNKVARITNYYNLQDWIAQVSK; from the coding sequence ATGAACCAAGACAGCATCAAACTGATAGAACAATACTATGCCGCTTTCAACAAAGGAGACATGGATACTTTTCTAAACCTGCTTACTGACGATGTCATTCACGACATTAACCAGGGCAAACGCGAAGTTGGCAAGGAAGCATTCAAACAGTTCATGGGCGGCATGAACAACAGTTACAAAGAAGAACTCGTCGATATGGTGATCATGGCCACTGCGGACGGCACCCGCGCCGCTGCTGAATTTGTCGTATTGGGCGAATACATGAAAACCGACGAAGGCTTGCCTGAAGCAAAAGGCCAAAAATATCGTCTGCCTGCCGGCGCTTTTTTCGAAATCCGTGATAACAAAGTCGCGCGCATCACCAACTATTACAATCTGCAAGACTGGATTGCACAAGTCAGCAAGTAG
- a CDS encoding DUF2300 domain-containing protein, translating into MKRLKHTCSLCLWAFSTFTAGAWASPHEITCQRNRLMEQWLDKQTPRWNRQLAPINGFEAPGSIEICLAQSGSPRVDYAANRIWLRHLDYEEDRRSLAHEYLHLAFKHSPRALDEAFIETTARQILEEDV; encoded by the coding sequence ATGAAAAGATTGAAGCATACTTGCAGCCTTTGTCTCTGGGCATTTTCCACCTTCACGGCAGGGGCCTGGGCAAGTCCTCATGAAATAACATGTCAGAGAAACCGGCTTATGGAGCAATGGCTGGATAAGCAGACCCCGCGCTGGAACAGACAGCTGGCTCCGATCAACGGATTCGAGGCGCCCGGCAGCATCGAAATCTGTCTCGCCCAGTCCGGCAGTCCCCGCGTGGACTATGCCGCCAACCGGATCTGGCTGCGTCATCTGGATTATGAAGAAGACCGCCGCAGCCTGGCGCACGAATACCTGCATCTGGCATTCAAGCATTCCCCGCGGGCGCTCGACGAAGCTTTCATTGAAACCACCGCAAGACAAATCCTCGAGGAAGACGTATGA
- a CDS encoding FAD:protein FMN transferase — protein MKYIFNLFLTLLLAGCGSSPGELELDGLAQGTSYHIKFVPAENTDASALHREIDAVLAKIDLQLSNYRDDSEASRFNQQQSTDWVTVSPALPELVDIAKVVHDKSHGCYDLTVKPLLEAWGFFKHEERMPSDEEIIAAKNKIGLDKIEVDSKGGRLRKKDGAMQVDFSSIGQGYSVGQVAALLESHGITNYLLEIGGEMKVRGKKADGSHWRVAIEKPVPGGRHEMQRIIEVPTDRAVAIMTSGSYRNFFESGGKVYSHIVSPSTGKPVDHHLLSVSVLHDDPTWADAWSTALLCLGEKEGPQLAAAEGLKAFFIYGENGNLKEITSPALSQERFVNLPQ, from the coding sequence ATGAAATACATCTTTAACCTGTTTCTGACCTTACTGCTTGCCGGTTGCGGAAGTTCGCCGGGCGAGCTTGAACTGGACGGATTGGCTCAGGGCACCAGCTATCATATCAAGTTCGTCCCGGCCGAAAACACTGATGCCAGCGCACTGCATCGAGAAATCGATGCAGTGCTGGCGAAAATCGACCTGCAGCTTTCCAACTACCGGGATGACTCGGAAGCATCCCGCTTCAACCAGCAGCAAAGCACCGACTGGGTGACGGTTTCGCCGGCCCTGCCGGAACTGGTCGACATTGCCAAGGTTGTGCACGACAAATCTCACGGTTGCTATGACCTGACCGTCAAACCGCTGCTGGAGGCCTGGGGTTTTTTCAAGCATGAGGAGCGCATGCCCAGTGATGAGGAAATTATCGCCGCCAAAAACAAAATCGGCTTAGACAAGATAGAAGTAGACAGCAAAGGCGGACGCCTGCGCAAAAAAGATGGCGCTATGCAAGTCGATTTCTCCTCCATTGGCCAGGGCTATTCGGTTGGTCAAGTGGCGGCCCTGCTGGAAAGCCATGGCATCACTAACTACCTGCTGGAAATTGGTGGTGAAATGAAGGTACGCGGCAAGAAGGCCGACGGCTCTCATTGGCGTGTAGCAATAGAAAAACCGGTGCCCGGAGGACGGCATGAGATGCAGCGCATTATCGAGGTACCGACTGACCGCGCCGTGGCTATCATGACTTCAGGCAGCTACCGAAATTTTTTTGAGAGCGGCGGCAAAGTCTATTCCCACATCGTCTCCCCTTCGACCGGCAAGCCTGTTGATCATCATCTCCTATCGGTAAGCGTGCTGCATGACGACCCCACCTGGGCCGATGCCTGGTCTACGGCGCTGTTGTGCCTGGGTGAAAAAGAAGGGCCTCAGCTGGCCGCAGCGGAAGGTTTGAAAGCGTTCTTCATTTATGGAGAAAATGGCAATTTAAAGGAAATCACCAGCCCTGCCCTCAGTCAAGAGCGTTTCGTTAATTTGCCGCAATAA
- a CDS encoding OmpA family protein, whose protein sequence is MQTQDENKKQMIQMHELGVKTDAGIANKNVRAKTRLVALALSGMSIMSAAQADDTQDYDSTVDKRWYIAPFGTFVKTGGDRAAKDGWGGGMGFGKMLNEHFNVELRGFYQSFGGYSNPTTGQGGRWDLTGGTADLQYYFFRDKFSPYAVIGAGGMNTSVLGDSGASIIAESGVGFTYELHDNFLLRSDVRYRYNNNFNAHLLPGTDEYHDMTVNVGFVMPFGAKPRSAVKSEVPVAPPVAAVPDCSTQDSDGDGVNNCVDKCPDTMRGSKVDYNGCPMSIELKGVNFEHNSAQLTENAKTVLDGVAANLIATSDKKDIEVQGHTSSEGTSAYNMKLSQKRSQAVAKYLKSKGVTNKLYAKGYGEDFPIADNSTEEGKSRNRRVELIWIGE, encoded by the coding sequence ATGCAAACACAAGATGAGAATAAAAAACAAATGATACAGATGCATGAGTTGGGCGTTAAAACTGACGCTGGAATTGCAAATAAAAACGTTAGAGCAAAAACACGCTTAGTTGCGCTTGCATTGTCAGGCATGAGCATTATGTCTGCTGCGCAGGCTGATGACACTCAAGATTACGACTCCACCGTTGATAAACGTTGGTATATTGCGCCTTTCGGTACTTTTGTTAAAACCGGCGGCGACCGAGCTGCGAAAGACGGCTGGGGCGGCGGTATGGGCTTCGGCAAGATGTTGAATGAACATTTCAACGTCGAGCTGAGAGGCTTCTATCAGAGTTTCGGCGGTTACTCCAATCCTACGACTGGACAAGGCGGGCGTTGGGATTTGACCGGCGGCACCGCTGATCTTCAATATTATTTCTTCCGCGATAAATTCTCGCCTTATGCTGTAATTGGTGCCGGTGGCATGAACACTAGCGTTCTAGGTGATAGCGGTGCATCCATTATTGCCGAGAGTGGCGTCGGTTTTACCTATGAGCTGCATGATAATTTCCTGTTGCGCAGCGATGTCCGCTACCGTTACAACAACAATTTCAATGCGCATTTGCTTCCTGGTACCGACGAGTACCATGACATGACAGTTAACGTCGGTTTCGTCATGCCGTTTGGCGCCAAGCCGAGATCTGCAGTGAAATCAGAAGTACCTGTAGCTCCGCCGGTTGCGGCAGTTCCAGATTGTTCAACCCAGGATTCCGATGGTGACGGCGTTAACAATTGCGTGGACAAATGTCCTGATACAATGAGAGGCAGCAAAGTTGATTACAATGGTTGTCCGATGAGTATTGAACTGAAAGGCGTAAACTTCGAGCATAACTCGGCCCAATTGACTGAAAATGCAAAAACTGTTCTGGACGGCGTCGCTGCGAATCTGATTGCCACGTCAGATAAAAAAGATATTGAAGTACAAGGTCATACCAGCAGCGAAGGAACCAGCGCTTATAACATGAAATTGTCACAAAAACGCTCGCAAGCGGTTGCCAAATACCTCAAGAGCAAAGGCGTGACCAACAAGTTATACGCTAAAGGTTACGGCGAAGACTTCCCTATAGCTGACAACAGTACAGAAGAAGGCAAATCCAGAAACCGTCGTGTTGAGTTGATCTGGATCGGCGAATAA
- a CDS encoding WbqC family protein, which produces MNERNVAIMQPYVFPYIGYYCLVQASDTFVFYDDVNYIKQGWINRNRLLINKVPYTFTIPLRKRSSFQLIKNINVVDTKKFKSKFIRQLEQSYGKARNYQVGMSYVDRVLDTDIDLISQLAMKSVIEFFEMLKIEKNFLVSSESFGESKGIDKADRLIAIVKSLDSENYINPIGGTALYNKQYFSDKGINLSFIKAKLEKYRQLGGEGFVGGLSIIDVVMNNTIDEMRSHLDNYELV; this is translated from the coding sequence ATGAACGAAAGAAACGTTGCGATCATGCAGCCTTACGTATTTCCATACATTGGCTATTATTGCCTGGTGCAGGCAAGCGATACATTCGTTTTCTATGACGATGTCAATTACATAAAACAAGGGTGGATTAACAGAAATCGATTGCTCATAAATAAAGTTCCATACACTTTTACCATTCCATTGAGAAAAAGAAGCTCTTTTCAATTGATTAAAAATATCAATGTAGTTGACACTAAAAAATTCAAATCAAAATTTATTAGGCAATTAGAGCAATCTTACGGCAAGGCGCGTAACTATCAAGTAGGCATGAGTTACGTCGATAGAGTATTGGATACTGATATTGACTTAATTAGTCAGTTGGCAATGAAATCCGTAATTGAATTTTTTGAGATGTTAAAAATTGAAAAAAACTTTCTGGTTTCGTCTGAAAGCTTCGGCGAATCGAAAGGTATCGACAAAGCCGACAGGCTTATTGCGATAGTTAAGTCACTTGATTCTGAAAATTACATCAATCCAATTGGAGGGACGGCGCTTTACAATAAACAATACTTTTCCGATAAAGGGATAAATCTTTCATTCATTAAAGCGAAACTGGAGAAGTATAGGCAATTAGGAGGCGAAGGTTTCGTTGGCGGGCTTTCCATAATTGATGTCGTTATGAACAATACCATTGATGAAATGAGGTCTCATTTAGATAACTACGAGCTTGTTTGA